GTCGGGCAGGCCCACCACCACCGGGCGGTCGAAGCGGCCCGGACGCAGCAGCGCCGGGTCGAGCACGTCGGGGCGGTTGGTGGCGGCGATGACGATGATGCCCTCGTTGGCCTCGAAGCCGTCCATCTCCACCAGCAGCTGGTTGAGGGTCTGCTCGCGCTCGTCGTTGCCGCCGCCCATGCCGACCCCGCGGGAGCGGCCCACGGCGTCGATCTCGTCGATGAAGATGATGCAGGGGGCCTGCTTCTTGGCCTGTTCGAACATGTCGCGCACGCGGGAGGCACCCACGCCGACGAACATCTCGACGAAGTCGGAGCCAGAGATCGAGAAGAAGGGCACCTTGGCCTCGCCTGCGATGGACTTGGCGAGCAGCGTCTTGCCGGTGCCGGGCGGGCCCACCATCAGCACGCCGCGGGGAATGCTGCCGCCCAGGCGCTGGAACTTGGTGGGGTCGCGCAGGAAGTCGACGAGCTCCTCGACCTCCTCCTTGGCCTCGTCACAGCCGGCCACGTCGGCGAAGGTGGTCTTGATCTGGTCCTGGGAGAGCAGCTTGGCCTTGGACTTGCCGAAGCTCATCGGCCCGCCCTTGCCGGCCCCGCCCCCCTGCATCTGGCGCATGAAGAACATGAAGATCGCCAGGATCAGCAGGATCGGGAAGCTGGCGATCAGCAGCCGGGTCCACAGGCTCTGCTGCTCGGGCTCCTTGCCGATCACGGTGACGCTGTTGGAGAGCAGGTCGTCGATCAGCTTGGGATCCTCCGCCGCGGGGCGGATGGTCTGGAACGAGGAGCCGTCGGTGCGCTCGCCGGTGATCCGGTAGCCATCGATGGTCACGCTGCGCACCTGCTGGTTCTGCACCTGCTGGACGAACTGCGAGTAGTTCATCGACTGGGGTGAGCTGTCGACGCTGAAGTTGTTGAACACCGTCAGCAGCACCGCCGCGATGACCAACCACAGAATCAGGTTCTTCGCCATGTCGTTCAAGGGACTACCCTCAATATCAGTAATCTTTCGGCCATATATGCGCCTGGCACATTGGACACTACAGGAGCCAGCTGCGTTCGGCCACCGCCGGCGCGCTGGCGCAGACGGTCCACCTCAGGCGCCACTCTGACACAGTTGCGCGCCGCTGTCCGGCAATCGTCCCGGTAGGCCAGGCCTATCGAGGCGATCGGCCGCCATCAGCCGCGGAAGCCCTGCGCCAGCAGGTAGACCTCGCGGGAGCGCGCCCGGGAGGCATCCGGCTTGCGGGTCACCACCCGCGTGAAGCGCTCACGCAGGGTCTTCAGGTATTCGTCGAAGCCCTCGCCCTGGAACACCTTGGCCAGTAAGGTGCCGCCGGGGCGCAGGGTCTGGCCGGCCAGGTCCAGCGCCAGCTCCACCAGGTACATCGCCTGGGGCTGGTCGATGGCGGCCATGCCGCTCATGTTGGGGGCCATGTCAGACATCACCAGGTCCACCGGCCGGTCGCCCAGCACCCCGAGGATCGCCTCGAGCACCGCCTCCTCGGTGAAGTCGCCCTGGATGAAGTCGACGCCGGCCAGGGCGTCCATCTCGAGGATGTCGGAAGCGATCACCACCCCCTCGGTGCCGACCTTCTCGGCCGCCACCTGGCTCCAGCCGCCGGGGGCCGCACCGAGATCGATCACCGTCATGCCGGGCTTGAAGAGGCGATCCTTGTCGTCCAGCTCCAGCAGCTTGTAGCTGGCCCGGGAGCGATAGCCATCCTGCCAGGAACGCTGCACGTACTGGTCGTCGAAGTGCTCCTTCAGCCAGCCCTTGCTGGTCTTGCTGGCAGAGCCCTTGTTCGCGGCGCTCTTGCCGGCCGGCGCAGGGCCGGAGGCGGGAGATGTTGTGCGAGAACGAGCCACGGCATCACCAGGAGTGGAGGGTAACGGACAGGCGCAGGAGCGAAATGCAGAAGGCGGCATGCCAGGAGGCCTGACGCCGGCCGATCCTTCGGAGAGGACCAGGCTCAGGGCGCGCACGGCGCGGCATTTCGCCGTAGCCATTTTCGGCGCCACGTTTTACGCGTACTATGGGGGGCTGCGCGCAACCAAGAAGATGCAAGATACCATGAGCTTGTCACAGGCACAAAAGAAAGCATTTCGCAGCATCGGCCACCACCTGAACCCGGTGGTGACGGTCTCCGAGAACGGCATTTCCGAAGGAGTGCTGGCGGAGCTCGACCGGGCGCTCTCCGACCATGAGCTGATCAAGGTGAAGCTGGCCCTGCCGGAGCGCGACGACCGCGGCATCATTCTCGAGGAGCTGGTCGCCGCGAGCGGCGCCGAGCTGGTGCAGAAGATCGGCAAGATGGCGCTGCTCTATCGCAAGAACCCCCGGGTCAACCCGAAGCTCTCCAACGTCCAGCGCTTCGAGGGGCACCACGGGCGGCACTGACCCCCAAGCGCCAAGCGACCCAGCAAAGAAGCCCCGCAGACGCGAGTCTGCGGGGCTTCTTCTTGCCTGGCGTACCCGCCGCCCGTCACCGAGCGGCTTGGTTGGCGCTCAAGGCCTGGCGCTTACAGGTGCTCGACGCTGCCGATCTCGTACTCGACGGTGCCGCCGGGGGTCTTGACCACCACCACGTCGCCCTCCTCCTTGCCGATCAGGGCGCGGGCGATGGGCGAGGTGACCGAGATCAGCCCCTGCTTGATGTCGGCCTCGTCCTCGCCAACGATGCGGTAGGTGACCTCCTCGTCGGTATCGAGGTTGACCAGCCCCACGGTGACGCCAAAGATCACCTTGCCGGTCTGGGGCAGCTTGGTGACGTCGATCACCTGGGCGCTGCCGAGCTTGCCCTCGATCTCCTGGATGCGCCCCTCGATGAAGCCCTGCTGCTCGCGAGCGGCATGGTACTCGGCGTTCTCCTTGAGATCGCCGTGCTCACGGGCCTCGGCGATGGCGGCGATCACCCTCGGACGCGCCTCGCCCTTGAGCTGCTCGAGCTCCTTGCGCAGACGTGCCTCTCCGGCAACGGTCATCGGGACCTTGTTCATTGTGCAGCTCCTGCATGCAGTTCCTGAAGCCGCCGCACCGTGATCTCGTTGCCGTACTCCAGCGCCATGCAAACGGCACTGGCCCCCGCCAGCGTCGTGGCGTAGGGAACCTTGCGGGCAAGCGCGGTGCGACGTATCACCGAGGAGTCCTGGATCGCCTGGCGACCCTCGGTGGTATTGACGATATAGGCG
The Halomonas alkalicola DNA segment above includes these coding regions:
- the rlmE gene encoding 23S rRNA (uridine(2552)-2'-O)-methyltransferase RlmE — translated: MARSRTTSPASGPAPAGKSAANKGSASKTSKGWLKEHFDDQYVQRSWQDGYRSRASYKLLELDDKDRLFKPGMTVIDLGAAPGGWSQVAAEKVGTEGVVIASDILEMDALAGVDFIQGDFTEEAVLEAILGVLGDRPVDLVMSDMAPNMSGMAAIDQPQAMYLVELALDLAGQTLRPGGTLLAKVFQGEGFDEYLKTLRERFTRVVTRKPDASRARSREVYLLAQGFRG
- the yhbY gene encoding ribosome assembly RNA-binding protein YhbY; its protein translation is MSLSQAQKKAFRSIGHHLNPVVTVSENGISEGVLAELDRALSDHELIKVKLALPERDDRGIILEELVAASGAELVQKIGKMALLYRKNPRVNPKLSNVQRFEGHHGRH
- the greA gene encoding transcription elongation factor GreA, producing the protein MNKVPMTVAGEARLRKELEQLKGEARPRVIAAIAEAREHGDLKENAEYHAAREQQGFIEGRIQEIEGKLGSAQVIDVTKLPQTGKVIFGVTVGLVNLDTDEEVTYRIVGEDEADIKQGLISVTSPIARALIGKEEGDVVVVKTPGGTVEYEIGSVEHL